The genomic region ATATATCTTATAGTTTTTTTTAATTTACCATTATCATATATTTCAATTAATTTATCATCATATGAAACCCAATCACCAACATGAACCTTCCATATTAATTCAATTTTTTCATCTTTACTTTTTTTATATAACCATTTATTGCCTGATTTTTTTGGATGTTTATCTTCTTTTACCTCAATGATGTATTTCTCTTCTTCTAAAACATGAGCTTCCATTTTTTCCGCAAAACTTTCAGAAACAACTATTCCATCTTCAAAATTAAATCCCTTAAAAAGACCATATACAACTAAACCATTTACTCCTATATAATCTTTTTCATTTCCAGTAAAAATTATTGGTTTTTCTGCCTTATCCAATTTTATAGCTTGTTTTAAATTTTTTGATCCCATTAATACTCTTGCACCATCTGAATGTAATATAAAAGGTATTTGACTTGTAGCAAATGACAACTTATTTTTACTCTTTTTAAAATTTAATTTTTCAAAATCATATGTTAAGTCATCAGAATATACTAAACTCAAAGTAAGTCCAATTTTTTCTGATTCTGGAGTCTCTAAAAAGTCTACTATTCCTTTATGACTTTCATGTGGTAATCTCATATACTCATTTACTTTTTCATTAGGATACACAACTTTTCTAGGATTAGTATAGTATTCTATATAATTTAAATCATCTGGCTCAAAAAAAACAGGTATTTTTTGAGCTATATATCCTTGCTTTTTCTTTTTTTTATTTGTTAAAAAATACAAATAATATTTTACTCCTATAGTTTTTGATAATTCATTTATATAATTCCCATATACAGCCTCATCATTTCCTTTTTTTTTCTTTTTTCTTTCAACAGAATTTACAATTCTTAAAAATGTAGATAAAATTGCAAGATAATATCCTTGAATAACAATTGTCTTTGAAATATCAAGATCTTTTTTTTCTTTTTTTTCTTTTTTTTCTTCATCATTTTTCTCTTCTAAAATAAATTTATCAAAAATAACAAATGGAGAATACAATTTTCTGTTTGCAGAATAAAAATATCCATCTTCATCCGGAACTAATATTAAAATATTTTCAAAAAAATATTTTATTTCATTTTTAAAATAATATTTTATATCGTACAAGTATCCCGTTAGTTTTTCTTCATCATTTATATTTGTATATACTTCTCGCTTATTTAAGAATTCAAATTTAGAATTTTTTATATTATTAATTAATTTTTCATTTATATCTTTCAAATCTTCATCTTCTAATTTTATTAGTATTTTTTCAAAAAAAGAATTTAATATTTTTTGAATATTTATATTCCCAAAAACAGTGAAATTCATACTTTTCCTCCTATTAAAATTTTTTATTCAAATATTCTTCTAATTTTAATTTAATAACTTCTAGTTCCTCATTATTTCTGGCTGTTGTCTCAGCTTCTAAATGAAGTATTCCTTGCCTAGTTTGTAAAATTATTATTATATTATTACCTCTAATTTTTACTTTAGCTTTTGTAGATTTTTCATGCAGTGAATATCTTGATACCCATATTTTTTCAATATATTCAAAATCTTCAAAAATTTTCCTTAAATTATATTTATTAATTAATTCCTTTGAATGCCCTTCGCTATTACTACTTAAAAAAAGTAAATCTTTATCTCTTTTTTTAGGTTTTATCTTATCTTGTAAATGATAAAATTCATTTTTAATACTTTCAATATATATTTGTCCCATCGGACTAATTGATATATATTTTTCATTATCAATTTTTGTTATATCAAAAAATATTCTAGCTTCTCTAGATAATGACTTATACATAGACTCAAAATCAATATATGGTTTAATATCATCTTGTAAATCTTCAAATAATTCTCTACACAAAAAATACAAACTCGAGTCCAAATTTAAAGGTAAAGGTTCTAATTCTATAACCTCTGGGAATCTCTCAAATCTGTAATATACTGGAACTTTTAATCCTTGACCTAAAGCCAATGCAAAAGCTATTTGGGCTTTATATCCCCCTGTTGCGTTTATAATTATGCTTCCATAGTGTTGTCGGATAATACCTGCCATATTTTTTATTAAATTCTTTAAGCCATATATTTTAAAATCATATGGTTTTGAATCATCTAATCTTTCGTTTACCTTAACTTCTACATGTTCAAATTTATATTCTGATTTTTCAAAATATTTTTTTAAGATTCTTCCTATTTTTTTCCCATCTAATGTATCAGAAATTAAAAAATAAAGGTATTTTCTTTCATTTATATATCCTTTTTTGATTATACTCACTATAGAATTTATCTCTGCACCAAATCCCCTATAACTTTCTGGATCCTCATTTAAATTTAACAAATAATCTGAAAGCTCATCAACTTTACCTTTTTCAAATAATTCTCTTAATTTATCATCTACTCTTAAATTGCCTAAAAGACTTGCCCCCACAGTACTAATTAATGTATTACTCATCAAAACACCCCCTTTTAAATTCTATAATATTATAACATATTTTCATTATTAAATATATTAATAAATAAAATTTTTACTCTTTGATTTTTTACATATAATAAATTGAAATTTTTATATCTCAATAATAATTATTTTTCTCTTATATATTTAATTAAAAAATATGTTATAATTGCACAGGGTGATTTATTTGAATAATTTAAATATAGATAAAATTTATATCCATAAAAATGCATTTAAAACAATAAAAAGAAATAAAAATCTTTTTATTGAGTTTAAAAATTTTATACAAAAAATAAATAATATAAGTCCAAAGCAAATAAAAATAATATCTAATAGTCATTATAGAGGAAGACTTAGCTATAAAAATAGAATTATCTTTGATTTTTTAGATAACTCTATCTTAGTGTACATGATTGGAAATCATGATATATATAATAAAATGGATTTTTCTTTAAAAAATTATCACAATAATATAAATTTAGATGGATTTCAAATAATAGAATTATCAAAAAATAACATTAATAAAATACCAAAAATCAAACACATTGAATTATATTTAAGAAATGATAGTATCCAAAACGAGATTATCCACAATACAACTTATATCGATAATTTTCATTATGGAATTAGTGGAATTGCAGGAAGCGGAAAAACAACTATTTTAAATAAATTATCATATATGTTCTTAAAAGAAAATAAAAATTTTATGTATTTAACTTATAATGCGAAATTAAAAGATTATTTTTTTAATTTGGTAAAAAAATACTATGAAGAAGAAAACGAAGATTTTTCTAAAGCTAGAAACAAATTAAATGTATATACCTTTAAAGAATTTATAAAAAATATAATTAAAAATTTTAACTTAAATATAAACCTATCTTATTATGTTTCTGATGATGATTGCAAAACTATAATAATGAACATTATAGAAAACTCAAAAAAAGATTTTAGTAGCCTTAGTTTTTATCCAAATGAAATAGCAAAATTAATAAACTCATTATTTATTGATATTGATTTTAATGATAATATCAATGATATTCAAATTAAAATTCAGAAAAAGTTAGAAAGAAAAAATAAAGGTATATCATACTCTGAAAAGGATATTAAATTATTAAGTTATATTATAAAAGAATATTATACTATATTAAAAAAAGAAAATAGAAAACCATTTTATTACTTATATAATGATATTGATATAAGCAAATTAAATTTCTCAGAAAAATATATATTTATAGATGAAATGCAAGATTTATCTATAATCGAATTCGAATTTATAAAAAAAATCTTTAAAGATAATAATTTAATATTCACATATGATATAAATCAAAACATTACATATAATGATGCTAAAGATAGAAACGTTTTAAATAGAGTTAAAGGTTTTAATGCTAATGATATTAAATATTTTAATCTAAAATACAATTATAGAAACTCCTATGTAATAAACAAATTTGCTAATTTATTTGCTGATAATATTGAATTTGTAAATGGTAATCACAACCATATTCCAGTAAAAATTTATATTGGTGATAAAAATAAACTTATAACGATTTTAGAAAAAAGTATCCAAGAAAAACAAATTTTTGTTGGTGCTATTACTCCATATGATTATAAAATTAAAAATAACAACTATATTGAATATTTCACCATAGATGAAGTAAAAGGCCTTGAATTTACTAACGTAGCAATCTTAGATTTTTATTATTCAACAAATAAAAAGAAAACTATTGATGATATTGACATAAAAAGATGGTATGTAGCCATTACTAGAGCAAAGGAAAATTTATTAATACATTTTAATAATATAAAAGAATTTGAAGATTTTAAAAGAACATTTAATATAGATGATTTAATAAAAGAAAATTTAATCGAAATTGGCAATGATAAAAATATTATAGATTTATTCATAAATGATTTAGTATATGAAGATACTCAAGAAATAGAAAATATTAAATTGCTAGAAGCAGAAAAATTGTTCAAAGAATATGAAAAATATAAAGATAATACTTCTTTAGAGAATGCATTAAACTTATTAATTGATATTAATTATATTTATTATTTAGAAGAGAAAATTAACTTATTAGATATACCAAATGATATTTTAGAAAATATCATTTATAATAGAATAATAAAGAATGATATTAGAACAGTACAAAATCTTATGCATATTATTCCATCAAATATAATTAAAAACGTATTTAAAAAAATTATAAGCAACTTATCACATATTGAAAAGTTTATAAATATATTTGCTGATAGCGAAAAAATAGATTATTTATTTAACATAATATTCGATGATAATATAAACACCAATAATTCAGATTATATATTTCTAAAAAAGCATTTTATAGATTTATGTACAAAATACTTCCAAAAAACAAATGATAATATCTTTTTAGAATATATAGCTAAAACGCATGAAAAATTTAAAGATTATGAAAATGCGATTGAATATTATTTCAAAATCAAAGATTATAAAAAGGTTAATAACCTATCAAAAAAAATAAAAACAGTAACACATACTCTTAGAGATATTATATTCAAGTCATACGTTAAAATTGAAAATAACAAAAAAATATTCGAAAAATATAATGAGTTATATAATGATAATAATATCTTAGAAAAAATCAAAGAGATTGATAATAACAAATATAAAGAAATTTATAATATTTTTTATTTAAACGAGTTAAATGAATTTCTAAATGACTTAAAAAGGAGGATAAAATGAATTTTGAACTAAATGAATTAATAACAGGGTTAAAAGAAAAAATTAATATAATAGATAATTATATTGAAAGTACTGAAAAAAGCTTTTCTAAAACAATAAAAAAATTGGATGAAAAAGAAAATGAAATTTTAAAAAATATTGATCAACTTCATATGATTCAAAAAGAAATTATAACAGAAAATTCTAAATTAAAAGAGGAAATTAATAATTCAAACAATGATATAATGTCTTTATCTGAAAAAATAGAATCATTAAATGAAAAAGCCAAAAAAATTTCAGAAGACTTTTATTCATTTAATAAAAAATATGATTTGGAATTATCAAAAATAAAATATATAAAAGAAAAAACCGAAAAATCATTATCGCAATTATTAAATGAACTAGAAAATAAAAAGAACGAAATAGGGAGTATTTTAGAAAATTTAAATGAAATAAAGAATAAATATGAATCAGAAATTGATATAAATAAAATTATAGGAGAAAAATTTAATGACTTTTTTGAAGATTTGTTTAATAAAATAGAGACAGATTTAAAAGATAAGATTGAAGAAACTTTAGATGAGACATATTCATTATATGAAGATTATAAAGATAAAATTGAAAGCATTGCAAGAAGAATAGATAGGGATATTAAAAAAGTAAATGATGAAATTACATATTTAAAACTAAGTGTTTCACGAATTGATGCTACATTAGATAATAAAATAGCTAAAGCATTAAATGATATAGAAAAAAATATTATAAATCATATTGATGAAAAATTTGAAACCGATAAAAAAAGTTTTATTGATAAAATGTTTAGAAAATAAAAGAGCAAAAATTAAATAATTTGAACAAAAAATCAAGGTCTTAAAGGCCTTGATTTTTTTATATCTCATAGGTAGATTAAAAACCACATTTGTTCCTAAGATTGATGAATGGATGAATGAGTTTCCATACCTCATAGGTAGATTAAAAACTTATTACCTAAACAAATACAGTGAGCAAGCCACTGGTAAGTTTCCATACCTCATAGGTAGATTAAAAACAACCAGAATATCATAAAGGAGAAATATCAGAAAGAAAAACAGTTTCCATACCTCATAGGTAGATTAAAAACCTGAGCTAGGTATCGACGTGTTCGTGTTACCTAAACAGTTTCCATACCTCATAGGTAGATTAAAAACTTTGTTCATTCCAAGAATACAAGAAATTCATGCAAATTACGTTTCCATACCTCATAGGTAGATTAAAAACCCTTAATTATGTCTTAATCAGAATGAAGGACGAAATAAAGTTTCCATACCTCATAGGTAGATTAAAAACTTTTTTAATGCAATTTTAAACAGAGACTTAGAATTAAAGTTTCCATACCTCATAGGTAGATTAAAAACATTAAAAAACGTATATATATATTAGACAAAAAATATTCAGTTTCCATACCTCATAGGTAGATTAAAAACTCTTATTTTTAAATTATACATATTGCTATCCCTATCGTTAGTTTCCATACCTCATAGGTAGATTAAAAACGATACAGCAAATGTAGTAAGTAATATACTTGGAATTCCGTTTCCATACCTCATAGGTAGATTAAAAACACATATAGCATATGCACATATTACAACCCATATACAAGTTTCCATACCTCATAGGTAGATTAAAAACTCTACCGAAACACCACAAGAGTTAGTAAATTCAATTGGGGTTTCCATACCTCATAGGTAGATTAAAAACGATGAGTTTTCAATTGTGGAATTAACAAAAGAAGGTGTCGTTTCCATACCTCATAGGTAGATTAAAAACGACATATTAGAATTAAACGAATTAAAAGATAAAACACAAGTTTCCATACCTCATAGGTAGATTAAAAACTTATGCTTAATTCAAATGACATTCTTGTTTTTGATGTAACGTTTCCATACCTCATAGGTAGATTAAAAACTTTAAGAGGATTCAAAGGTATTGTAACTTA from Marinitoga aeolica harbors:
- a CDS encoding putative CRISPR-associated protein codes for the protein MSNTLISTVGASLLGNLRVDDKLRELFEKGKVDELSDYLLNLNEDPESYRGFGAEINSIVSIIKKGYINERKYLYFLISDTLDGKKIGRILKKYFEKSEYKFEHVEVKVNERLDDSKPYDFKIYGLKNLIKNMAGIIRQHYGSIIINATGGYKAQIAFALALGQGLKVPVYYRFERFPEVIELEPLPLNLDSSLYFLCRELFEDLQDDIKPYIDFESMYKSLSREARIFFDITKIDNEKYISISPMGQIYIESIKNEFYHLQDKIKPKKRDKDLLFLSSNSEGHSKELINKYNLRKIFEDFEYIEKIWVSRYSLHEKSTKAKVKIRGNNIIIILQTRQGILHLEAETTARNNEELEVIKLKLEEYLNKKF
- a CDS encoding UvrD-helicase domain-containing protein, with the protein product MNNLNIDKIYIHKNAFKTIKRNKNLFIEFKNFIQKINNISPKQIKIISNSHYRGRLSYKNRIIFDFLDNSILVYMIGNHDIYNKMDFSLKNYHNNINLDGFQIIELSKNNINKIPKIKHIELYLRNDSIQNEIIHNTTYIDNFHYGISGIAGSGKTTILNKLSYMFLKENKNFMYLTYNAKLKDYFFNLVKKYYEEENEDFSKARNKLNVYTFKEFIKNIIKNFNLNINLSYYVSDDDCKTIIMNIIENSKKDFSSLSFYPNEIAKLINSLFIDIDFNDNINDIQIKIQKKLERKNKGISYSEKDIKLLSYIIKEYYTILKKENRKPFYYLYNDIDISKLNFSEKYIFIDEMQDLSIIEFEFIKKIFKDNNLIFTYDINQNITYNDAKDRNVLNRVKGFNANDIKYFNLKYNYRNSYVINKFANLFADNIEFVNGNHNHIPVKIYIGDKNKLITILEKSIQEKQIFVGAITPYDYKIKNNNYIEYFTIDEVKGLEFTNVAILDFYYSTNKKKTIDDIDIKRWYVAITRAKENLLIHFNNIKEFEDFKRTFNIDDLIKENLIEIGNDKNIIDLFINDLVYEDTQEIENIKLLEAEKLFKEYEKYKDNTSLENALNLLIDINYIYYLEEKINLLDIPNDILENIIYNRIIKNDIRTVQNLMHIIPSNIIKNVFKKIISNLSHIEKFINIFADSEKIDYLFNIIFDDNINTNNSDYIFLKKHFIDLCTKYFQKTNDNIFLEYIAKTHEKFKDYENAIEYYFKIKDYKKVNNLSKKIKTVTHTLRDIIFKSYVKIENNKKIFEKYNELYNDNNILEKIKEIDNNKYKEIYNIFYLNELNEFLNDLKRRIK
- a CDS encoding coiled-coil domain-containing protein, with protein sequence MNFELNELITGLKEKINIIDNYIESTEKSFSKTIKKLDEKENEILKNIDQLHMIQKEIITENSKLKEEINNSNNDIMSLSEKIESLNEKAKKISEDFYSFNKKYDLELSKIKYIKEKTEKSLSQLLNELENKKNEIGSILENLNEIKNKYESEIDINKIIGEKFNDFFEDLFNKIETDLKDKIEETLDETYSLYEDYKDKIESIARRIDRDIKKVNDEITYLKLSVSRIDATLDNKIAKALNDIEKNIINHIDEKFETDKKSFIDKMFRK